A stretch of Mya arenaria isolate MELC-2E11 chromosome 14, ASM2691426v1 DNA encodes these proteins:
- the LOC128216434 gene encoding ras-like GTP-binding protein RHO: MAAIRKKLVIVGDGACGKTCLLIVFSKDQFPEVYVPTVFENYVADIEVDGKQVELALWDTAGQEDYDRLRPLSYPDTDVILMCFSIDSPDSLENIPEKWTPEVKHFCPNVPIILVGNKKDLRNDEATRRELSKMKQEPVRLEDGRSMSERISAFCYLECSAKTKEGVREVFEQATRAALQVELALWDTAGQEDYDRLRPLSYPDTDVILMCFSIDSPDSLENIPEKWTPEVKHFCPNVPIILVGNKKDTRNDENTKRELMKMKQEPVRPDEGRAMSEKINAFSYLECSAKTKEGVREVFETATRAALQVKKKKGRGCQLL; the protein is encoded by the exons ATGGCGGCAATACGTAAGAAGTTGGTCATTGTAGGAGATGGTGCCTGTGGAAAGACTTGTCTACTCATAGTGTTCAGTAAAGATCAATTCCCTGAAGTATATGTACCAACTGTGTTCGAAAACTATGTAGCAGATATTGAAGTAGATGGCAAACAg GTTGAGTTGGCACTGTGGGATACTGCTGGTCAGGAAGATTATGACAGGCTGCGTCCCTTGTCATACCCTGACACCGACGTCATTCTAATGTGCTTCTCCATCGACAGTCCAGACAGCTTGGAAAACATCCCAGAGAAGTGGACACCGGAGGTGAAACACTTCTGCCCGAATGTTCCCATCATTCTTGTAGGAAACAAGAAAGATCTAAGAAATGATGAAGCCACCCGGCGTGAACTGTCTAAAATGAAACAGGAGCCAGTGCGTTTGGAAGATGGGCGCTCCATGTCGGAGCGTATTTCTGCTTTCTGCTACCTGGAGTGCTCAGCGAAAACAAAGGAGGGTGTACGGGAAGTCTTTGAGCAAGCAACTAGAGCAGCTTTACAA GTTGAATTGGCACTGTGGGATACTGCTGGTCAAGAAGATTACGACAGGCTGCGTCCCTTGTCATACCCTGACACTGACGTCATTCTTATGTGCTTCTCCATCGACAGTCCAGACAGCTTGGAAAACATCCCAGAGAAGTGGACACCGGAGGTGAAACACTTCTGCCCGAATGTTCCCATCATTCTTGTAGGAAACAAGAAAGATACTCGCAATGATGAGAACACAAAACGCGAGCTGATGAAGATGAAACAAGAGCCAGTGCGTCCTGACGAGGGGCGGGCTATGTCGGAGAAAATCAATGCTTTCAGCTACCTGGAGTGCTCCGCCAAAACAAAGGAGGGTGTACGGGAAGTCTTTGAGACTGCCACTCGTGCCGCACTCCAGGTGAAAAAAAAGAAAGGCAGAGGCTGTCAGCTTTTATAA